A stretch of DNA from Acidimicrobiales bacterium:
ACCCTGAAGCAGCTCACCTACGGCGCCTCGCCCATGCCCGCGGCGATCCTCGACAAGCTGCTCGGCCTCTACCCCGACCTCCAGATCAGCCAGGGCTACGGCATGACCGAGTGCTCGTCGGTGCTCACGTTCCTGCGCCCCGAGGACCACGAGGCCGGCGGCGAGCTCCTGCGCTCCGCGGGCCGGCCGGTGCCGGGCGTGGTGCTGTCGATCCAGGACCCCGAGGGCAACGAGCTGCCGCCCGGCGAGCCCGGTGAGGTCTGCGCCCGGGCGGGCAACTTCATGCGGGAGTACTGGAACAAGCCCGAGGCCACCGAGGAGGTCTTCCGCGGCGGCTGGTACCACACGGGCGACGCCGGCTACCTCGACGACCGGGGCTACCTGTTCCTGGTCGACCGGGTGAAGGACATGATCGTGACCGGCGGCGAGAACGTGTACTCGGCCGAGGTCGAGAACGCGATCTCCACCCACCCGGCCGTGCTCCAGGTTGCGGTCATCGGCATCCCCCACGAGACGTGGGGCGAGCAGGTGCACGCCATCGTCGTGTTGAAGCCCGGCGCCGAGGCCACCGAGGCCGAGATCATCGACCACGCCCGGGAGTCGATCGCCGGCTACAAGCTGCCCAAGGCCGTCGAGTTCCGCGCCGAGCCCCTCCCCCTCTCCGGCGCCATGAAGGTGCTGAAGAAGGATCTCCGCGCCCCCTACTGGGACGGCCAGGACCGCGCCGTCAACTGACGGCGGCGCCGGCGGCGCACCGCCACGGTGCGTGGCTGCCACGCGCCGAACCCGCCCGAACGAGCCTCGTTGGAGGGAATAGCCCCCGCATACGGGGGTGATTTCCTCCAACGCTGGTGCTCTGCGCCGTCGCCGCCACGCTCCGTGGTGGTCAGCGACGTCGAGGGTCCGCCGCCCGTCTTTCAGGGGTCCGTCACCGGAAAGGGCCATCAGCGCAACCGCCCGCGTCTCGGAGCCAGCCGACCGAGGTCGCGCTAAACCAACGAGGTGCGCT
This window harbors:
- a CDS encoding AMP-binding protein, translating into TLKQLTYGASPMPAAILDKLLGLYPDLQISQGYGMTECSSVLTFLRPEDHEAGGELLRSAGRPVPGVVLSIQDPEGNELPPGEPGEVCARAGNFMREYWNKPEATEEVFRGGWYHTGDAGYLDDRGYLFLVDRVKDMIVTGGENVYSAEVENAISTHPAVLQVAVIGIPHETWGEQVHAIVVLKPGAEATEAEIIDHARESIAGYKLPKAVEFRAEPLPLSGAMKVLKKDLRAPYWDGQDRAVN